A region of Dioscorea cayenensis subsp. rotundata cultivar TDr96_F1 chromosome 5, TDr96_F1_v2_PseudoChromosome.rev07_lg8_w22 25.fasta, whole genome shotgun sequence DNA encodes the following proteins:
- the LOC120262185 gene encoding vacuolar iron transporter homolog 2-like, translated as MAETRVTVNEPKEADNENKYVQRAQWLRAAVLGANDGLVSTASLMMGVGAVKHDAKAMMISGFAGLVGGAFSMAIGEFVSVYSQLDIELANLKRVQGMIREEEEMERRDEEVVVLPNPVQAAVASAVSFGVGAMVPLIGAGFIRRNEVRMVVVVVVVTVALLVFGTVGAVLGRGPVVKGGLRVLIGGWLAMAATFGLMKLFGTAGL; from the coding sequence ATGGCAGAGACAAGGGTCACTGTGAATGAACCCAAAGAGGCAGACAATGAAAACAAGTATGTTCAAAGAGCTCAATGGCTCCGGGCAGCGGTGTTGGGAGCTAACGACGGGCTCGTGTCGACGGCATCACTGATGATGGGAGTAGGAGCAGTGAAGCATGATGCGAAAGCGATGATGATCTCCGGCTTTGCCGGGCTGGTGGGTGGAGCATTTAGCATGGCCATAGGTGAGTTTGTGTCAGTATATTCACAGTTGGATATTGAATTGGCGAATTTGAAGAGAGTGCAAGGGATGATAAGGGAGGAAGAGGAGATGGAGAGAAGAGATGAGGAAGTAGTAGTGTTGCCGAATCCGGTACAGGCAGCGGTGGCGTCGGCGGTGTCGTTTGGAGTTGGGGCGATGGTGCCATTGATTGGAGCTGGGTTTATAAGAAGGAATGAGGTGaggatggtggtggtggtggtggtggtcacGGTGGCGTTGCTGGTGTTTGGAACGGTTGGGGCAGTGCTTGGACGTGGGCCGGTGGTGAAGGGTGGGTTGAGGGTGTTGATTGGAGGGTGGCTGGCCATGGCTGCTACCTTTGGATTGATGAAGCTCTTTGGAACTGCAGGGCtttga
- the LOC120261894 gene encoding serine decarboxylase 1-like, translated as MVGSLGNGFLMDLGEKVEPLPQEFDPKEISCGITSEVNGAVGENGKEREIVLGRNVHTMCLTIDEPEADDEVTGEKEAYMAGVLARYRKSLIERTKHHLGYPYNLDFDYGALGQLQHFSINNLGDPFIESNYGVHSRQFEVGVLDWFARLWELEKDEYWGYITNCGTEGNLHGILVGREVFPDGILYASKESHYSIFKAARMYRMECVKVNTLISGEIDCADFAAKLILNKDKPAIINVNIGTTVKGAVDDLDLVIKTLEETGFTDRFYIHCDGALFGLMMPFVKRAPKVTFKKPIGSVSVSGHKFVGCPMPCGVQLTRLKHINALSRNVEYLASRDATIMGSRNGHAPIFLWYTLNRKGYRGFQKEVQKCLRNAHYLRDHLRAAGISAMLNELSSTVVFERPKDEEFIRRWQLACEGRIAHVVVMPNVNIDKLDNFLNELVQKRASWYQDEKIQPPCVAAELGEDNCVCALHKN; from the exons ATGGTTGGAAGCTTGGGGAATGGTTTTTTGATGGATCTGGGCGAAAAGGTGGAGCCTTTGCCGCAGGAGTTCGATCCGAAGGAGATCTCGTGCGGGATCACGTCGGAGGTGAATGGGGCTGTAGGGGAGAATGGGAAGGAGAGGGAGATCGTTCTTGGGAGGAATGTGCATACGATGTGTCTCACGATCGATGAGCCGGAGGCCGATGACGAGGTCACTGGCGAGAAGGAAGCTTATATGGCCGGTGTTCTAGCGAGGTATCGGAAGTCCCTTATCGAGAGGACCAAACACCATCTTG GTTATCCCTATAATTTGGACTTTGATTATGGTGCTCTGGGTCAGCTGCAACATTTCTCAATTAACAACCTGGGTGATCCCTTCATTGAGAGCAATTATGGTGTTCATTCGAGGCAGTTCGAAGTAGGAGTGTTGGATTGGTTTGCTCGTCTTTGGGAACTTGAGAAGGATGAATATTGGGGTTACATCACAAATTGTGGTACAGAAGGCAATTTGCATGGTATTCTTGTTGG GAGGGAAGTATTTCCTGATGGAATTTTATATGCATCAAAGGAGTCACATTACTCTATCTTCAAGGCTGCAAGAATGTACAGGATGGAATGTGTAAAAGTCAACACTTTGATCTCTGGTGAGATTGATTGTGCAGACTTTGCTGCCAAACTGATACTGAATAAGGATAAACCGGCAATTATTAATGTCAACATTG GGACTACTGTTAAGGGAGCAGTTGATGACCTTGATTTGGTCATAAAAACTCTTGAGGAAACTGGATTCACTGATCGATTCTATATTCATTGTGATGGTGCTCTCTTTGGGCTCATGATGCCTTTTGTCAAGCGT GCACCAAAAGTGACATTCAAAAAGCCCATTGGTAGTGTGAGTGTGTCAGGGCACAAGTTTGTTGGATGCCCCATGCCTTGTGGTGTGCAGTTGACTAGACTGAAGCACATCAATGCACTTTCAAGGAATGTTGAATATCTTGCCTCTAGGGATGCAACCATTATGGGGAGCCGTAATGGTCATGCCCCTATCTTCCTATGGTACACCCTTAATCGAAAAGGATACAGAGGATTTCAAAAAGAAGTCCAGAAATGCTTAAGAAATGCTCATTATCTAAGAGATCATCTTCGAGCAGCTGGAATTAGTGCCATGCTCAATGAGCTTAGTAGCACGGTGGTGTTTGAGAGGCCAAAAGATGAGGAGTTTATTCGCAGGTGGCAGCTGGCTTGTGAAGGCCGCATTGCACATGTTGTTGTAATGCCAAATGTTAACATCGATAAGCTTGACAATTTCCTGAATGAACTTGTTCAAAAACGTGCAAGCTGGTACCAAGATGAGAAGATCCAACCACCTTGTGTAGCAGCAGAACTAGGTGAAGACAATTGTGTTTGTGCtctgcataagaattaa
- the LOC120261333 gene encoding transcription factor VIP1, translating to MDTSARFGAIPAPPGPRGAGHRRAHSETFLRVPDDILFDADDFGIELDFPSLSDDGPVPADAGRSESSSGGSRPSGGVHSRSLSVDAAFFDGLGIPASSASLERKQGHHRRSGSMDGATSPFEGDSASASDYAKKAMAADKLAELALIDPKRAKRILANRQSAARSKERKIRYTSELERKVQTLQTEATTLSAQLTLLQRDTTGLTAENRELKLRLQAMEQQAHLRDALNDALREEVQRLKIATGQMANMNGTTMNRGLQQSAAPYFPHQQQLHNQSGHHNQQLQGSHQSPNGQALSDQSLHDSMDFM from the exons ATGGACACCAGCGCTCGATTTGGCGCGATTCCGGCGCCTCCTGGCCCCCGTGGAGCCGGCCACCGGAGGGCGCACTCGGAGACCTTTCTCCGGGTCCCGGATGATATCCTATTTGATGCGGATGACTTCGGCATCGAGCTCGACTTCCCCTCCCTCTCCGATGATGGCCCGGTACCCGCCGACGCCGGTCGGTCAGAGTCGTCATCTGGGGGGAGCCGGCCATCTGGCGGCGTCCACAGCAGGAGCCTTTCGGTTGATGCTGCGTTCTTTGATGGACTTGGAATCCCAGCCTCGTCTGCCAGCCTGGAGAGGAAGCAAGGGCACCATCGGCGGAGTGGATCGATGGATGGAGCCACCTCTCCTTTCGAGGGGGATTCGGCGTCGGCTTCGGACTATGCGAAGAAGGCCATGGCTGCTGATAAGCTCGCTGAGCTTGCGCTGATCGACCCTAAGAGAGCTAAGAG GATACTTGCCAATAGGCAATCTGCTGCTCGTTCAAAGGAGAGGAAGATTAGATACACCAGTGAACTGGAAAGGAAGGTGCAAACTCTTCAGACTGAAGCAACCACTCTCTCTGCCCAGCTCACACTGTTGCAG AGGGATACCACTGGCTTGACTGCTGAAAACAGGGAACTTAAGTTGCGCCTGCAGGCTATGGAACAGCAGGCTCATCTTCGTGATG CTTTAAACGACGCATTGAGAGAAGAAGTCCAGCGGCTCAAGATAGCAACAGGACAGATGGCGAACATGAACGGGACCACCATGAACCGGGGACTCCAGCAATCAGCCGCGCCATACTTCCCCCACCAGCAGCAGTTGCATAACCAGAGTGGCCATCACAACCAGCAACTTCAGGGATCACACCAATCTCCAAATGGCCAAGCACTTAGTGACCAGTCACTGCATGATTCAATGGACTTCATGTGA